GCCACTCCTCCAGTTGCCAGCGTTAAAAGTGCTCCTACATATTTGCCACTGCATGCAATTCGTCTCCTACGGATTTGCCATTTTCGTCGACGTGTCGTGCCAGATGGACTCGCCAGCGTGGAAGGCAGCCTGGGAGGCCTGTTTGGGCCTGGCAAATGACCTTCCTGCCCCTCGcccttttcttttgttctcagGCTGGTCCTGGTTGGGTCAGAGGCACCCCACAGCACTCTCGCAGCTTCTCTCACCCCCACTCCTCCTGTGTACTACTGATGGAACATGTATATGGAACATGGTGAAAAATACATGCTGGAACATGGTGCATATATGCTGAAAAATGCAAGCTCAAACTGCCACAAATTACCATAACAACATACATAACTAATCCAACAACATGCATAGATCCATACATAAAAGGTCCACGGGCATTGACATTAGTTCTTACAGCAGTGGCACATGACAACCATTAGTGGAACATGGCCATACAAAATAGGTCCTTGATCCATGACTGAATAGTTTCGTTAAAGTAGTGGCACATGATAGCCATTAGTTATACATGTCCATACATAACAGGTCCATCTAGAAAAGAACACGCATGCAAAATATTCAACACAGAAGCCTTAGTTGGCAGCCTTTGTTGGTGTAGATTTCTTCACCTGGGATGCTAGTTGTTtcttccttggtgtcattttCTTTGGAGCAGCTGCTGGTACTATCTCCAATCCCACCGGTTCCTCCAAGTCCAACCTCCTACATTGAACAAATAGTTAGATTTGTATTTATGATTTTTTGTCAAGTCAATGGTGGCAACAAACCTCTGGCATGGTGGGGCTGCCTCCATTGATACTGCTACTGGGACAAGAGCCAAACATGGCGGCTGTGCTATTGCCTCtcttgctgctcctgctgcttctGCCGCCGCCTTTGCCTCCCTTGCTGCTGCCCTCTTGGCTCTTGGTGTTTCCTCTCCCACTTCTGCTgaatcttcaatagttttttgctTCTTCCTTTCAGGCTTTGTTGTTGTCTTCTTGGTCCTCTTCCTGTACACAAATATTTGTGAAAGTTAGTAATTAAGTGTGACAAGAAACAAAGGAAGTGAAAATGTAATATACCTTTTCTTGGTCCCTGTGAGGCTACACCGCCAGCTAGTTGCTCTATGGCCAAGTTCATCGTAGCCCTTACATGTCACTTGTCTTGTTGGTTTGCCTGACCTCTCCAAACAGCTTAGGGTTCTATTCTTCTTGGTCCTGCCTAGTGGTTTAGGGTCCTTCACCACAGGTGGAAAAACCTTGAAACCCTTGTCTACTTTAGGCCATTGTTGCTTGTCAGTTATGTGTGGTATGACTCCTGCATAAGCTGATTGCAACTTCTTCACACTGTATGCCTCATGCACATATTTGCTCATGTTTGGCTGCCTCTCAACGGTAATCACTGCAAGAGCATGTGagcaaggcttgccactaactTGCCACTCCCTACATGTGCACTTCTGCTCTTCAAGGTAAACCACATGCCTTCTAATTTCCTCACCCTGGTACCATACAACAACTTCAGCTTCTCTAGGATTTCCTTTGAGCACTTTTAGATGACCAAGTCCCTTGCTGGCAGCATTTAATTGATGAATTACAGCTAGTAGAATGTCCCCTGACATGGCTACCGAAATCTTCCTTCTCCTTTCCCAAAGTTCCAGAGTCTTGATCCTGATTGCATCAGCTAGTGAGTCTAATGGCAAGTCTTTGAACTCTTTGATCCAAGAATTCCAGGACTCTGCCATGTTGTTGTTTATGTAGTCACATTTAATTTCTTCTGAGAACTTGCTTCTGGCCCACTTTAGTTTGTGATGCTCATTTAACCAAGGCCAAATGTCTGACCTTCCTGCAGTAGCCTTTGCCATTAGCCTGTCAAACTTCTCCTCTGAGTATGCTCTAGCTGCTGGCCACATGTACTGACCAGCATAGGTGGAACCACAGAACCTCTTCTTCATGTTCTCCATCAAATGCCTAAAGCATTTCCTCTGCTCTACCCTAGGGAATACTTGCTTAACTACAGCCTCGAGGCCCTTGCAGGCATCTGTGCAGATAGCCAAATGCTCTACTGGCCCAAGTGCCTTAGCCAACTGCTCCATGAACCAAATCCAATTTTCCTTGGTCTCAGACTGAAAGAATCCAAAGGCTATTGGAAACATCCAATTATGACCATCTATACCATTGGCTGAAGGCAACTGACCATTCCACTGGCCATTAAGATGAGTAGAATCTATGCTAATGTATGGCCTGCAGCCCTCTAAAAAACCATCAATCTGAGCTTTGAATGCACAGAAAAACCTACTGAAGTGAACCTTATCTCCTACTTGAACAGTGTCTATCTCAACCACACTTCCAGGTGACCTGAGCTCTACCTCTGCTTTGAATCTATATAACCAATCAAAAGAATCATCCCACTTACCAAAAAGCTTATCTGCAGCCCTCTGCCTACCATACCAGCAAGTCTGGTAGTTGATCTTGACCTTGTATTGCTTCTCAAGTTCCTTCCTGACTGCCTTTGCCCCCATTGAGGGATCATCTCTAAGCAAAGGAACTGCTCTCTCAGCAATCCAGGCCTGGGATGCCATCCTGTTGAGTACTCTTGATCTAGAAGCACAAGTGTGAGTATTCTTGTTTATTTGTATCTGCAAAAGAACAATGACAAATGTCACATATAAAATTCACATATAAAACAATGACAGAGATGTTTATTAAAAAACAATGGCAAGTTATTCAAAAAACAATGGCAAGTTATTCAAAAAACAATGACAAGTTCGTATTATACCCTGACACTGCCATCAATCTGAGTTTTTGCTCTAATAATCCATTGGCATCCTCCAGATCTGCAGAAACCCCTAAACCTCTTTTTGTCTGATTTTTCAGTGCCCAACTCAAACTCTTTAACTATAGAATGTTGTTTCACTGCCATTCTAAATTCAGGCATTGATGGATAGATTTGGCCTACATACATATCAGGATTATCTCTGTCATAGAAATACAAAGGCTCAAACTCAGCATTATCATCAACAAGCATAGCTGCTGCATCCATCTCTGCTTACAACTCAGGAGGAATGACTGGCACAGGTATCTTGGCTGGACCATCACCACCATCTACAAGATCATCTGCAGCTTTGAAGCCCATGGCTTCATATATTTTGTCCTCATCTACTAAGACAGTGGCATCCCCATCTAATTCTTCCTCTTGTAATATAGTGTAAGCTGACCAATCAATTCCACGATCATCTAAGTTAGTATGGTCTAGACTGCTACAAGCATCATCAGTGCATTCAACATTAGCTTGAGCATTAGCTTGCTCTGCTGTTACACCGGATGTGGAATGAACACTATGCTCATTTGGCATATTTGCCTTTCCTGCATCCCATCTAGGCTGTCTGGATGATTCCTTGTCCCTATCAAGCACCTCACAGTTCACATCCATTTCCTTCTCATCCCATCTGGCCTCTATCATCTCCATGAACTGCTCATCAGTAGTAACCTTCCACTCTATCCCACTGTCTTTATCCACACCCCAAACAAGTAACTGCTGATCCCTACCCCAAATGATGTTTGTTCTCATTTCTTCCACAAACTTAGACAGGGAGCACTGGGTGCTAAGATCAAACCACACATCATGCTCTTGCTGAACCATTTCCACACTGTCATCATAATCACCAGTGGCTGTGTATTTATCAACACAAACATGGATTCTAAAAGCATTTCTAGGATCAATCCTGGACAGAACCATAAGCACATTAAAAAATGTAGAAGAAATGACTGCTGGATCGCAAAATCTACAGCACATGCAAGCTCGAACTTACCAAGGAGGGCAGCCAGTCCCCTTCATCTTAATGCATACGAATCAACAATAACCGCAGTGTGACTACATTGGATGTAACAAAAATAAGATTGAAACCCTAGGTTCAGCAGATTTGGGCGAAATGGTGTTCAGGGGAGTACGATTCGTACCTACTGCTCGTCGTGCGTCGAAGAATGGGGACAGTACGTCGGCTG
The sequence above is drawn from the Miscanthus floridulus cultivar M001 chromosome 15, ASM1932011v1, whole genome shotgun sequence genome and encodes:
- the LOC136507323 gene encoding uncharacterized protein, yielding MASQAWIAERAVPLLRDDPSMGAKAVRKELEKQYKVKINYQTCWYGRQRAADKLFGKWDDSFDWLYRFKAEVELRSPGSVVEIDTVQVGDKVHFSRFFCAFKAQIDGFLEGCRPYISIDSTHLNGQWNGQLPSANGIDGHNWMFPIAFGFFQSETKENWIWFMEQLAKALGPVEHLAICTDACKGLEAVVKQVFPRVEQRKCFRHLMENMKKRFCGSTYAGQYMWPAARAYSEEKFDRLMAKATAGRSDIWPWLNEHHKLKWARSKFSEEIKCDYINNNMAESWNSWIKEFKDLPLDSLADAIRIKTLELWERRRKISVAMSGDILLAVIHQLNAASKGLGHLKVLKGNPREAEVVVWYQGEEIRRHVVYLEEQKCTCREWQVSGKPCSHALAVITVERQPNMSKYVHEAYSVKKLQSAYAGVIPHITDKQQWPKVDKGFKVFPPVVKDPKPLGRTKKNRTLSCLERSGKPTRQVTCKGYDELGHRATSWRCSLTGTKKRKRTKKTTTKPERKKQKTIEDSAEVGEETPRAKRAAAREAKAAAEAAGAAREAIAQPPCLALVPVAVSMEAAPPCQRRLDLEEPVGLEIVPAAAPKKMTPRKKQLASQVKKSTPTKAAN